One Drosophila subpulchrella strain 33 F10 #4 breed RU33 chromosome 2R, RU_Dsub_v1.1 Primary Assembly, whole genome shotgun sequence genomic window, GGTCGTTGGAGCTGTTGTGGTGCTGGGCAAGGTGGTTGTGGTTGCCTTTGTGGTGCTCCTGGTGGCCTGGGAGAGTCTGGAAAGGCGCAACCTACTGGCTGCCAGACGTTCCAGGTAGCTCTTAGTGGTTGCCGTGCTCTTTGGGGTGGTGGATGTCGTTGTGGTGCGCACGGTGGGTAAAGGACGGATGTGGGCACGCTTCAACTTGGCTCCAGGACGATTCCTGCGGTAGCCACGAATGCGCTCCTGAATGCTACTGATCTCGGTCACAACTTCGGTGGATGTGAGCATGACCGGGGTAATAGGACTACTGGTGGTGGTACTGGTGACCTCTATTTCGTTCCTTTCCAAAGCCTTCTCTTCGTTGTGGGAGGTGAGTTGCACTCCTGCCAGCAGCAACTTGGCTGCCTCCTGATGGACATCCTGCTTCTCAGCGGATTCGGGACTCTGCTCCACATGGACTATATCCTCAGCAATGGGCAGACTGCCAGTCAGAGCAGCTGCCTGGCCAATGGACTCGAAGGCCGATTCTTCCCCGGTAGACACCACTtctgctggtggtggtgccAGAAAACTAAGTGGTTCTGCTGCCGAGGTGGAGGTATAGGTAATCTCAGGTGCCGCTAATGTAGTCACTTCCTCATTCTCAGCGGGTGGCAAAGTGGGTGCTATCAGCAGTGGTTCTACCGATTCAGTGGATGTCGAAGTGGTGCTACTTGTGGTTTTCGAAAACTTGTGTTTATGCTCGATGGATTTCTGTTCTTCGGTGGGTATCTCATTGGGCTATTATGGTGTATATGTGTGTTTTGTGGTTTTGAGTGGCGTATGTAAGCGATAGTTGATAGAGTAGCAATATAGATAGAAAGATAGATAGACAGAGATACATCAAGTTAAGATAGAGTTGGAAATAATGGAATAGAGATAAAGTACCCCAAGTTAGTTTATATCTAGTACTAAAAACTCACCGTAAATCTGACAGTGCTGGGCGTCTGTTTGGGTTTAATGTATCCATAGCCCGTGGAAGAGCTGCCCTTTTCATTTCCCCTCGAGAATCCCCGACTTAGGAACCGGAAGGGCTGCTTAACTTTCGGCGGAGCCATGGATTGATAGCCGGAAACGGAAGGATCCACATCGGTGGATACCTCATCCAGCAGGTTGTTTATATTCGACACAAGATCTACTTGCACGGCCTCGTCCTTGGTGTTTCTAATATGCTTGATGTATTCGGGAGCCATCACCTCTCCAGTGTTGGATTCCGAATCGGTTTGGATTTCCAAGCCAGCATTCACCCGCTCGGCAAAGTTCTTTTGCTTTTGGTAGTGGTATTCCCTGGGATATTCCGCCACAATGTGGGCATTGGTGTGATCAAACTGAATGCCAGGGTCTGAGGAAAGTTCCCCCAAGCTGTTCACATAGATACCCTCATCATCATTATCCAGAGTTGCGCTGCCTGTCTTCACAGCATTTAGAGGTTCACTTTTGATAGCTTCTCCACGTCCTACAACTTGGGTTTCCTGGACTTCATTGGGTTTAATAACCGCCGGTTGACTTAGGACACCACTTGCTGTGCTTAAATCTTTGCTAAAACTTTGATGCGGATTTTGCGACTGAGATTGGGTTTGTTGCAAAGCCTTTGAGATCGTTTTCATGGGGTACTCCATCATGTGACGCACTCGCTCCATCATCTCGTGGGTGCTGCCCACGGATTTCTCCTCGTTCATTTCGTAGAATCTCTCCGAGTCATCGCAGTTCACATTGCGGTACCAATCGCACACAAAGTTCTTCTGGCTGAAGAGCGTTCCATTGGGACAGAGGAAACCAAATCCTTGAGGGGTTCTGGCGGTATGGGCACAAATCCGGAAAGCCTGACAACGACTCTCCACGTCTGCGTAATAACCTGTAATTGACGTTTGTATAAATTAGGATTACATTAGAATACTTAAATAATAccattttataaaaaagtaattttatCATTCTGTGACTGGAACTAATATAAAGCCATTTTTATAAGAGCTCTTTAGTAGGTTTTCCGTTTTGTTGatattatatatacatttttgataCGAATTACTTATAAATTActatataatacatttttatgtaATACCAATTTTTGAATTACAATGTTATTCAAAtaaatcaagaatatatagtAATATCTGTTATTATAAGATATTTTGAATTTGTAAGAAGGGGAAAACTATGAACTTCGAAACGTTGACATTTTAgttaatttaatatagttgAAATGTCATAGCTCAAACTATTACTATATAACTCGAAGTCTCTATAAGTCAAACTAGTTTTATTGGCAATAGAAAGTATTAAtgcatttaaaatgtattctaACACGTTTTGATGACAGATGGTAATTCGACGAAGGAATATCGACCTTACATTTACGTTTACatttatttgtatactaatgtTCAAGGTATAATATTAAAGAGTACCCACCTTCATGCCTTCCCTTGCACACAAAGCTCGTCTTGGGCGGGGCACTCAGAATGGGATAATCCAAGCCGGGTTCTCCGGGAATCGTGTGCCGCAGGTCAAACTGCTGATCCGTGTACTCGCTGGACTTGTCCGCATCCTCGAAGTGCTCTCGACTGCTGCTCTGGCCCTGGACCACGCCCACCAGGAGGAGGACGAGTGGAGCCAACCTCAGACAGGAGCTGGGTGGCCACATGCTAAAGggaaaacaaaaatcaaaCATCAAAAACATGCAAATTGTATTAATTGTGACATTTGTGAGCGGCGATTTGCGACACTTTATTCATTAGGCTGATTGATAAACCATGAATCGGGCCGAAACTCATTGATTAAAATGTGTGTTTTGGCCCATTTGCATACAAATGCGGCGGACAACGGAAACACGTAAGGGGTTAGAGATTAGCATATAACATATATCTGCATATATGTAGTAGCGAGGCGTGTCCATAGCTCTCACGTAACCGAATCGAACGGATACTAAATGATTTATATGGCCCAAAACAAATGCCATTTACAGCTGGACGGTGCTTTTTTTGCAACACTGTCCGCACTGTGCGGATATTATTTTGCGTGGGCTCTTGGAGTCGACAGATCGGGCCATTTTCGGCCAAGTGTGTCCATCAAATGGCAATTAAATTCGATTGGGCTTATCTTTTGCATTCACAATAAAAGGAGGCAGCAGCATAAGCAGCAGATGACCCTGAAATGATCAAGCTTGATCTAGATGTTATGCCTCTTGAACATTTAAGATCGATATCGGATCAATGAAGTGTTTGCTCTAAAACTTCTTTACGAAGGCATACAATACCCAATCATTAATCACTTGGCATTGTTTTATTGATGGACCACGATTATTAATCATACGTGAGCCTTATTAGAACGTGGCTAATACCGAATTAGCCAAAGCAAATCAAAACTAAACGCAAACAGAAACCAAGTATTCGCAGCGCTTCCAGTTAAACACTTGA contains:
- the LOC119549967 gene encoding negative elongation factor A isoform X2 produces the protein MWPPSSCLRLAPLVLLLVGVVQGQSSSREHFEDADKSSEYTDQQFDLRHTIPGEPGLDYPILSAPPKTSFVCKGRHEGYYADVESRCQAFRICAHTARTPQGFGFLCPNGTLFSQKNFVCDWYRNVNCDDSERFYEMNEEKSVGSTHEMMERVRHMMEYPMKTISKALQQTQSQSQNPHQSFSKDLSTASGVLSQPAVIKPNEVQETQVVGRGEAIKSEPLNAVKTGSATLDNDDEGIYVNSLGELSSDPGIQFDHTNAHIVAEYPREYHYQKQKNFAERVNAGLEIQTDSESNTGEVMAPEYIKHIRNTKDEAVQVDLVSNINNLLDEVSTDVDPSVSGYQSMAPPKVKQPFRFLSRGFSRGNEKGSSSTGYGYIKPKQTPSTVRFTNFKSAQSQGSHQQQQQQQQRQQQQQHQVVKQQHHSFSSSYAKPAAAQAISSLTAPPRPQQTAQLPEIAMPPGIVIARAEGQRIAPNSASNIISNLATQAPVTNNQGNSYVSLNDFLNNKFGQSPASSSSNIAPAATLQQQHRVPQQQQHYQQQAIQQRVQKQPVQQQRQSSVQQQHQSSVQQQRQPVQQQLSFISQQYQQPQQQTIYQQYQQPQQQQHFHQQQQQRPTIHSIQQPYLTPNIFVPYQQQQQQLPQFPPLAPPVAVSSGNIAQGPVIAGRHVDHLNIQLPTLGNGLIPGLQLAQKRSDVSASQLQLTDSTGKASLSGGSGKSRERAFYAGRTSYDVPQSSVGRLPNDVTQQLRRRLRRF
- the LOC119549967 gene encoding protein split ends isoform X1 — translated: MWPPSSCLRLAPLVLLLVGVVQGQSSSREHFEDADKSSEYTDQQFDLRHTIPGEPGLDYPILSAPPKTSFVCKGRHEGYYADVESRCQAFRICAHTARTPQGFGFLCPNGTLFSQKNFVCDWYRNVNCDDSERFYEMNEEKSVGSTHEMMERVRHMMEYPMKTISKALQQTQSQSQNPHQSFSKDLSTASGVLSQPAVIKPNEVQETQVVGRGEAIKSEPLNAVKTGSATLDNDDEGIYVNSLGELSSDPGIQFDHTNAHIVAEYPREYHYQKQKNFAERVNAGLEIQTDSESNTGEVMAPEYIKHIRNTKDEAVQVDLVSNINNLLDEVSTDVDPSVSGYQSMAPPKVKQPFRFLSRGFSRGNEKGSSSTGYGYIKPKQTPSTVRFTPNEIPTEEQKSIEHKHKFSKTTSSTTSTSTESVEPLLIAPTLPPAENEEVTTLAAPEITYTSTSAAEPLSFLAPPPAEVVSTGEESAFESIGQAAALTGSLPIAEDIVHVEQSPESAEKQDVHQEAAKLLLAGVQLTSHNEEKALERNEIEVTSTTTSSPITPVMLTSTEVVTEISSIQERIRGYRRNRPGAKLKRAHIRPLPTVRTTTTSTTPKSTATTKSYLERLAASRLRLSRLSQATRSTTKATTTTLPSTTTAPTTTTTVSSFQQLRGGADPGPNKKLTVRDLERETRIAPSKANWDTVHSNLQRFQVQRGNRVYTPATRAPVSNVGITSSTTSTTTTPRSYVQATSQRSTVTINRGKNRFSNFKTQAPVQRTRGTTTPRSTTLRPTSSLSSLNQHISALASNYNAGYSYNPATQTPQINKPIQQSHQSPSQVYATHTANDFAGPASQSQTTSSLSPASAFLSFDKLTRAIVDESVLQNFKSAQSQGSHQQQQQQQQRQQQQQHQVVKQQHHSFSSSYAKPAAAQAISSLTAPPRPQQTAQLPEIAMPPGIVIARAEGQRIAPNSASNIISNLATQAPVTNNQGNSYVSLNDFLNNKFGQSPASSSSNIAPAATLQQQHRVPQQQQHYQQQAIQQRVQKQPVQQQRQSSVQQQHQSSVQQQRQPVQQQLSFISQQYQQPQQQTIYQQYQQPQQQQHFHQQQQQRPTIHSIQQPYLTPNIFVPYQQQQQQLPQFPPLAPPVAVSSGNIAQGPVIAGRHVDHLNIQLPTLGNGLIPGLQLAQKRSDVSASQLQLTDSTGKASLSGGSGKSRERAFYAGRTSYDVPQSSVGRLPNDVTQQLRRRLRRF